A single Streptomyces sannanensis DNA region contains:
- the sigE gene encoding RNA polymerase sigma factor SigE, with amino-acid sequence MVGAPLDTTRADRGGAAAAGDRGGAFRRFFRSAGEPKSVTYIADRSRPSDSVTTATFASDAGAWTPPSWEEIVSTHSGRVYRLAYRLTGNQHDAEDLTQEVFVRVFRSLSSYTPGTFEGWLHRITTNLFLDTVRRKQRIRFDALGDDAAERLPSREPSPQQAFHDTHFDADVQHALDTLAPEFRAAVVLCDIEGLSYEEIAATLGVKLGTVRSRIHRGRSHLRKALQHRSPEARAEQRAFAGAMVAGEVGTA; translated from the coding sequence ATGGTAGGGGCTCCACTGGACACCACCAGAGCCGACAGGGGAGGTGCGGCTGCGGCCGGTGATCGGGGAGGAGCGTTCAGACGCTTCTTCAGATCGGCCGGCGAGCCGAAATCCGTGACCTACATTGCTGACCGTTCCCGCCCGTCCGACTCCGTGACTACCGCGACCTTCGCATCGGATGCGGGGGCGTGGACTCCCCCCAGCTGGGAGGAGATCGTCAGCACGCACAGCGGCCGGGTCTACCGACTCGCGTACCGCCTGACCGGCAACCAGCACGACGCGGAGGACCTCACCCAGGAGGTCTTCGTGCGGGTCTTCCGCTCGCTGTCGTCGTACACGCCGGGCACGTTCGAGGGGTGGCTGCACCGCATCACCACCAACCTCTTTCTGGACACGGTCCGTCGTAAGCAGCGGATCCGCTTCGACGCGCTCGGCGACGACGCGGCCGAGCGGCTGCCCAGCCGTGAGCCGTCCCCGCAGCAGGCCTTCCACGACACGCACTTCGACGCGGATGTGCAGCACGCGCTGGACACGCTCGCGCCCGAGTTCCGTGCCGCCGTCGTGCTGTGCGACATCGAGGGGCTGTCGTACGAGGAGATCGCCGCGACGCTGGGCGTGAAGCTCGGCACCGTGCGCAGCCGCATCCACCGCGGCCGGTCGCATCTGCGCAAGGCCCTTCAGCACCGCTCGCCCGAGGCCCGGGCCGAGCAGCGCGCGTTCGCCGGAGCGATGGTCGCCGGGGAGGTCGGAACGGCGTGA
- a CDS encoding anti-sigma factor family protein: protein MSSTGPTPAEQHLGDRLAALVDGELSHDHRERVLSHLATCPKCKAEADAQRRLKNVFAQSAPPAPSEGLLARLQGLPAGPGGDDDGTGGPFGGGRLTGGVFPVSSVLPDGSADRGFRIHEVGRPDTERSGRRGRRFAFAAASAVSFAAIALGASLPVNGPVEIAAKGKGAPMRAGAGTSSVPSAGTGTESNRRRGSTSVPVTGLGDRTAPAVPAVSPAPSPSYGVLAAAGTVQGPQLVRPYSASLLTPSVTPSLVRPVGVAPSERVSLSRPSSQQLPPMR, encoded by the coding sequence GTGAGCAGTACTGGCCCGACCCCCGCGGAGCAGCATCTGGGGGACCGGCTCGCCGCCCTGGTGGACGGCGAGCTGAGCCATGACCACCGCGAGCGCGTACTGTCGCACCTGGCCACCTGCCCCAAGTGCAAGGCCGAGGCCGACGCTCAGCGGCGACTCAAGAACGTCTTCGCGCAGAGCGCTCCGCCGGCGCCCTCCGAAGGACTTCTCGCACGCCTCCAGGGGCTTCCGGCGGGCCCGGGAGGTGACGACGACGGCACCGGCGGACCATTCGGCGGGGGGCGCCTCACCGGCGGCGTCTTCCCGGTGAGTTCCGTCCTGCCGGACGGGTCCGCCGACCGCGGCTTCCGGATCCACGAGGTCGGCCGGCCGGACACGGAGCGGTCCGGACGGCGCGGCCGCAGGTTCGCGTTCGCCGCGGCGAGCGCGGTCTCCTTCGCCGCGATCGCGCTGGGCGCGTCGCTGCCGGTGAACGGGCCGGTCGAGATCGCCGCCAAGGGCAAGGGCGCCCCGATGCGCGCCGGCGCCGGAACGTCGTCCGTCCCGAGCGCCGGCACCGGCACGGAGAGCAACCGCCGCCGCGGCTCGACGAGCGTTCCGGTCACCGGCCTCGGCGACCGGACGGCCCCGGCCGTGCCGGCCGTATCGCCCGCGCCGAGCCCGTCGTACGGCGTGCTCGCGGCGGCGGGGACGGTGCAGGGACCGCAGCTGGTCCGCCCGTACTCCGCTTCGCTGCTCACCCCCTCGGTGACGCCGTCGCTGGTACGGCCCGTGGGAGTGGCCCCGTCCGAGCGGGTGTCCCTTTCGCGGCCGAGTTCGCAGCAGCTCCCGCCCATGCGCTGA
- a CDS encoding trypsin-like peptidase domain-containing protein, which yields MDEGKPTGPKPKWWSRPAHHAAGETELPPTDTPDAYPLAPPAPAVHAVMPTAQAAVPAQPQANPSAAPDSAPPVPPHVDSLPAPDPGDESVAVTAPVVPQMESPHADPATDPVTGTLPGREGDARPLHDPDPYSTPPYGKPGPWALAPPVQRPVPPQAPMQVPAAPQVSPWMHYDPWAAPGQQLPLTQPDTGAAPKRRRGALLLGAVLLALVAGGIGGGVGAYIERNGGVTEVELPQAGRESTGRAPDSVAGIAASALPSVVTLHVSGSGEQGTGTGFVLDTQGHILTNNHVVDPAGSNGDITVTFSSGETARAELVGKDSGYDLAVVKVKGVSGLKPLPLGNSDNVRVGDPVVAIGAPFDLQNTVTSGIISAKQRPITAGGEKGDGSDVSYVDALQTDAPINPGNSGGPLVDSKARVIGINSAIRAADTGSGLDGGGQGGSIGLGFAIPINQGKRVAEELISTGKATHPVIGVTLDMKFTGDGARVGTEGAEGKPPVTRGGPAAKAGIAPGDVITKVDGQRVHNGEELIVKIRAHRPGDRLELTVERGGKVRTLTLTLGSSDGT from the coding sequence ATGGACGAGGGGAAGCCCACCGGGCCGAAGCCGAAGTGGTGGAGCCGGCCGGCCCACCACGCCGCGGGCGAGACGGAGCTCCCGCCCACGGACACCCCCGACGCCTACCCCCTGGCCCCACCCGCACCGGCCGTCCATGCCGTGATGCCGACCGCGCAGGCCGCCGTGCCCGCCCAGCCGCAGGCGAACCCGTCCGCGGCCCCGGACAGCGCGCCCCCGGTGCCGCCGCACGTGGACTCTCTTCCGGCACCGGACCCGGGTGACGAGTCCGTGGCTGTCACGGCTCCGGTGGTGCCGCAGATGGAGTCGCCGCACGCCGATCCGGCCACTGATCCCGTCACCGGCACCCTGCCCGGACGGGAGGGCGACGCACGGCCCCTGCACGATCCGGACCCCTACAGCACGCCGCCCTACGGCAAGCCCGGGCCCTGGGCGCTCGCGCCGCCCGTGCAGCGACCGGTGCCGCCGCAGGCCCCGATGCAGGTTCCGGCGGCGCCCCAGGTGTCGCCGTGGATGCATTACGACCCCTGGGCCGCGCCCGGGCAGCAGCTGCCGCTGACACAGCCCGACACCGGTGCCGCACCCAAGCGGCGGCGCGGCGCGCTGCTGCTCGGCGCGGTGCTGCTCGCCCTCGTCGCGGGCGGTATCGGCGGCGGCGTGGGCGCGTACATCGAGCGCAACGGAGGTGTCACCGAGGTCGAGCTGCCGCAGGCGGGCCGGGAGAGCACCGGCCGGGCGCCCGACAGCGTGGCCGGGATCGCCGCCAGCGCCCTGCCCAGTGTGGTGACGCTGCACGTCAGCGGCAGCGGCGAGCAGGGCACCGGAACCGGCTTCGTGCTCGACACGCAGGGCCACATCCTGACCAACAACCACGTCGTCGACCCGGCCGGCTCGAACGGGGACATAACGGTTACTTTCAGCAGCGGCGAGACCGCACGGGCCGAGCTCGTCGGCAAGGACAGCGGCTACGACCTGGCCGTGGTCAAGGTCAAGGGCGTGTCGGGGCTGAAGCCGCTGCCGCTCGGAAACTCCGACAACGTCCGGGTCGGCGACCCCGTCGTGGCCATCGGCGCGCCGTTCGACCTCCAGAACACCGTGACGTCCGGCATCATCAGCGCCAAGCAGCGTCCGATCACCGCGGGTGGCGAGAAGGGCGACGGCAGCGACGTCAGCTATGTCGACGCACTGCAGACGGACGCGCCGATCAACCCCGGCAACTCCGGCGGACCGCTGGTGGACTCCAAGGCCCGCGTCATCGGCATCAACAGCGCCATCCGTGCCGCGGACACCGGCTCGGGCCTGGACGGCGGCGGCCAGGGCGGCAGTATCGGCCTCGGTTTCGCGATCCCCATCAACCAGGGCAAGCGGGTCGCCGAGGAACTGATCAGCACCGGCAAGGCCACCCACCCGGTGATCGGTGTCACCCTCGACATGAAGTTCACGGGTGACGGCGCGCGCGTGGGCACCGAGGGCGCCGAGGGCAAGCCGCCGGTGACGCGCGGCGGCCCGGCCGCGAAGGCGGGCATCGCCCCGGGCGATGTGATCACCAAGGTGGACGGGCAGCGGGTGCACAACGGCGAGGAGCTGATCGTCAAGATCCGCGCGCATCGCCCGGGCGACCGGCTGGAGCTCACGGTGGAGCGTGGCGGCAAGGTGCGGACGCTGACGCTGACTCTCGGTTCGTCGGACGGCACCTGA
- a CDS encoding sec-independent translocase, producing MFNDIGALELVTLVVLAVLIFGPDKLPKVIQDVSRFIRKVRDFSESAKHDIRTELGPEFKDFEFEDLNPKTFIRKQLTENEDLKEIRSSLDLRKELSEVADSVNGTPSPAPSGGSDLLTKRDQPAPGERPPFDSDAT from the coding sequence GTGTTCAATGACATAGGCGCACTCGAGCTGGTGACGCTCGTGGTCCTCGCCGTACTCATCTTCGGCCCGGACAAGCTGCCGAAGGTCATCCAGGACGTCTCGCGCTTCATCCGCAAGGTCCGCGACTTCTCGGAGAGCGCCAAGCACGACATCCGTACCGAGCTCGGACCCGAGTTCAAGGACTTCGAGTTCGAGGACCTCAATCCGAAGACCTTCATCCGGAAGCAGCTCACGGAGAACGAGGACCTGAAGGAGATCCGCAGCAGCCTGGACCTCCGCAAGGAGCTGTCGGAGGTCGCCGACTCGGTGAACGGCACGCCGAGCCCGGCCCCCTCCGGTGGCTCCGACCTGCTGACGAAGCGCGACCAGCCCGCTCCGGGTGAGCGCCCGCCGTTCGACTCCGACGCCACCTGA
- a CDS encoding Mrp/NBP35 family ATP-binding protein yields MATDTPPEPSAWEVPPSGLNQNESGTSAAPGEDAVREALATVNDPEINRPITDLGMVKSVEIGSDGAVSVVVYLTVSGCPMRETITKRVSEAVERVEGVTRVEVSLDVMSDEQRRELAASLRGGQAEREVPFARPGSLTRVYAVASGKGGVGKSSVTVNLAAAMARDGLKVGVVDADIYGHSVPRMLGVDGRPTQVENMIMPPQANGVKVISIGMFTPGNAPVVWRGPMLHRALQQFLADVYWGDLDVLLLDLPPGTGDIAISVAQLVPNAEILVVTTPQQAAAEVAERAGSIAVQTHQKIVGVVENMSGMPCPHCDEMVDVFGTGGGQRVADGLTRTTGAEVPVLGSIPIDVRLREGGDEGKPVVITDPDSPAGSALRAIAGKLGNRQRGLSGMSLGITPRNKF; encoded by the coding sequence ATGGCTACCGACACTCCCCCAGAGCCTTCGGCCTGGGAGGTGCCCCCATCCGGGCTGAACCAGAACGAATCGGGAACGAGCGCTGCCCCCGGCGAAGACGCGGTGCGCGAAGCGCTGGCGACGGTGAACGACCCCGAGATCAACCGGCCGATCACCGACCTCGGCATGGTCAAATCGGTCGAGATCGGCTCGGACGGTGCGGTCTCCGTCGTTGTCTACCTCACGGTCTCCGGCTGCCCCATGCGCGAGACCATCACCAAGCGCGTCAGCGAGGCAGTCGAGCGGGTCGAGGGCGTCACCCGCGTCGAGGTCTCCCTGGACGTCATGAGCGACGAGCAGCGCCGCGAGCTCGCGGCCTCGCTGCGCGGTGGCCAGGCCGAGCGCGAGGTGCCGTTCGCCAGGCCCGGCTCGCTGACCAGGGTGTACGCCGTTGCCTCCGGCAAGGGCGGAGTCGGCAAGTCCTCCGTCACGGTCAACCTCGCGGCCGCGATGGCCCGGGACGGTCTGAAGGTCGGCGTCGTCGACGCGGACATCTACGGCCACAGCGTGCCCCGCATGCTGGGCGTCGACGGCAGGCCCACCCAGGTCGAGAACATGATCATGCCGCCCCAGGCGAACGGCGTGAAGGTCATCTCGATCGGCATGTTCACCCCGGGCAACGCGCCCGTGGTGTGGCGCGGCCCGATGCTGCACCGCGCGCTCCAGCAGTTCCTCGCCGACGTGTACTGGGGCGACCTGGACGTGCTCCTCCTCGACCTGCCACCGGGCACCGGCGACATCGCGATCTCCGTCGCCCAGCTGGTGCCGAACGCCGAGATCCTGGTCGTCACCACCCCGCAGCAGGCCGCCGCCGAGGTCGCCGAGCGGGCCGGCTCCATCGCCGTCCAGACTCACCAGAAGATCGTCGGCGTCGTCGAGAACATGTCCGGCATGCCGTGCCCGCACTGCGACGAAATGGTCGACGTCTTCGGCACGGGCGGCGGACAGCGTGTCGCGGACGGGCTGACCAGGACCACGGGCGCCGAGGTGCCGGTGCTCGGCTCCATCCCGATCGACGTACGGCTGCGGGAGGGCGGCGACGAGGGCAAGCCCGTCGTCATCACCGACCCCGACTCCCCCGCCGGCTCCGCCCTGCGTGCCATCGCCGGCAAGCTGGGCAACCGTCAGCGCGGCCTGTCGGGCATGTCGCTGGGCATCACCCCGCGCAACAAGTTCTGA